A window of Mucilaginibacter paludis DSM 18603 contains these coding sequences:
- a CDS encoding basic secretory protein-like protein, with protein MKIVFKIIPAIFLLTAAIRVNAQNKRQWQDIDTSGFHTRSQNSKNGFTLITINKDSLFSAETLQRIKNAFWQIYPREVKRYNKKALRTVTILIGNDYKGVAATLNGVVKIDQDWLTKNPEDIDVFTHELMHIVQGYTYNVPDNWLTDGIADYARYTFGVNNSKSGWALPAFQNGQSYKNSYRVAARFLVWVEQYKNKNIVKKLDEALRQGNYQPAIWQKLTGSKLDELWTAYAANPMLKTQ; from the coding sequence ATGAAAATCGTTTTCAAAATTATTCCGGCTATATTTCTATTAACGGCAGCCATCCGCGTTAACGCGCAAAACAAACGCCAATGGCAGGATATTGATACCTCCGGCTTCCACACGCGCAGCCAGAACAGTAAGAACGGCTTTACATTGATCACGATCAATAAAGATTCACTGTTCTCAGCCGAAACCTTACAGCGTATAAAAAATGCATTTTGGCAGATCTACCCTCGGGAAGTTAAACGATACAATAAAAAAGCTTTGCGCACCGTAACAATCTTAATTGGTAACGACTATAAAGGTGTAGCGGCCACGCTGAACGGTGTGGTTAAAATTGATCAGGATTGGCTAACTAAAAATCCCGAAGATATTGACGTGTTCACGCATGAGTTGATGCATATTGTGCAGGGTTACACCTACAATGTACCTGATAACTGGCTTACCGATGGCATTGCCGATTACGCCCGTTATACATTTGGTGTAAACAATTCAAAATCCGGATGGGCTTTGCCGGCCTTCCAAAACGGACAAAGTTATAAAAACTCCTACAGGGTGGCGGCGCGCTTCCTGGTGTGGGTAGAGCAATACAAAAACAAGAACATCGTAAAAAAGCTGGATGAAGCATTGCGGCAAGGTAATTATCAACCCGCTATATGGCAGAAGCTCACCGGCAGCAAACTTGATGAACTCTGGACTGCTTACGCAGCCAACCCCATGCTTAAAACCCAGTAG
- a CDS encoding TlpA disulfide reductase family protein, which yields MKKYIVTGLVMMLCICSLAQTRPCQINIKLNGLKVPAKAYLITQYGWTDSRVIDSAVFKNGDVKFKSQTAEPFKAQLLVGNSPKWSKTNDALLLYVDQGNIAVNGTDSVKNAVISGSEINKQYLRYRATVLAPVEKTSKEVNAAFTAAGAEKKKGSQFMAEMTAKLKQAVKVSDSLKYIYIRQNPSSFLSLEALSELAGKNPNITLIEPLFKKLDVSLRNMPKGKKLAEILYDNGSTGIGALAPVFTEPDVNGNNVSLTDFRGKYVLLDFWASWCGPCRAENPNVLKVYNKYKDKNFTVLGISLDQPGKKNAWLAAIKQDGLPWTQVSDLNYWNNAAARLYGVQAIPQNFLIDPSGKIIAKNLRGDALEITLAKFIR from the coding sequence ATGAAAAAATATATTGTTACCGGCCTGGTTATGATGTTATGCATCTGCAGCCTTGCACAAACCCGGCCCTGCCAAATAAACATCAAGTTGAATGGCTTAAAAGTGCCGGCCAAAGCTTACCTGATTACACAATATGGCTGGACCGACAGCCGGGTGATTGATTCGGCTGTATTTAAAAACGGCGACGTTAAATTTAAAAGCCAAACTGCCGAGCCGTTTAAGGCTCAGCTGCTTGTTGGTAATAGCCCTAAATGGAGTAAAACCAATGATGCCTTACTGCTATACGTTGATCAGGGTAATATTGCGGTGAATGGTACCGATTCTGTAAAAAATGCAGTTATCAGCGGTTCAGAAATAAACAAACAATACCTGCGCTACCGGGCAACCGTATTAGCCCCTGTAGAAAAAACATCAAAGGAAGTAAACGCAGCCTTTACAGCAGCAGGAGCGGAAAAGAAAAAGGGCAGTCAATTTATGGCTGAGATGACGGCTAAATTAAAGCAGGCCGTTAAGGTGTCCGACTCGCTTAAATACATTTATATCCGGCAAAACCCATCGTCATTTTTAAGTTTGGAAGCGTTAAGTGAACTTGCCGGTAAAAACCCGAACATTACGCTGATTGAGCCTTTATTTAAAAAACTGGATGTAAGCTTACGCAATATGCCGAAAGGAAAAAAACTCGCGGAGATATTGTACGACAACGGCTCTACAGGTATAGGCGCCCTTGCCCCGGTATTTACCGAGCCTGATGTAAATGGTAACAACGTAAGCCTGACCGATTTTAGAGGTAAATATGTATTACTTGATTTTTGGGCATCCTGGTGCGGCCCCTGCCGTGCGGAAAACCCTAACGTACTAAAGGTCTATAACAAATATAAGGATAAAAATTTCACCGTATTGGGCATATCACTTGACCAGCCGGGGAAAAAAAATGCCTGGCTTGCCGCGATAAAACAAGACGGATTGCCATGGACGCAGGTGTCTGACCTTAACTATTGGAACAACGCCGCTGCCAGGCTTTACGGCGTTCAGGCCATCCCTCAAAATTTTCTGATTGATCCATCCGGAAAAATAATCGCCAAAAACCTGCGCGGCGATGCACTGGAAATTACGCTGGCTAAATTTATCCGCTAA
- a CDS encoding RagB/SusD family nutrient uptake outer membrane protein: MKIKNTHIKAVAMVLTSSLLLTGCQKYLNNSELPAGTIAGTDAYVSDNSVASIVTGSLNALNSSGPSNFAQFTGFYTDELAVMPNSTSNTPVQQAYANSILAANINYWSPTYSKIYALNLAIEGINTTPSKLYFKNQWLGECYFLRAFDYYYLTSLYGDAALALTSDFNVTSKLSRAPQSQVYGQIISDLLKAKSLLPTDFMNGYGTATSDRARPNRYAAEAMLAKMYLTTRDWTNAAAMADSVISNTTLFKMVAPASVFLTNSAETIWAMATTNDVPTNEYTIYNNAMPAITATDPVKLNVFGQLTNSLRLSFEANDARYTNWVRSTTYTGITPNATYYFPNKYKSNVIGNERSVILRLAEMYLIRAEARAQLKNITGAQADINVVRTRAGLPNTTAGMQTDLLTAVAQERRVELFTEMGNRFFDLRRTGTLDATMLALKGSGVWASYKQFWPIPLTEMSYNPNMVQTPGY, translated from the coding sequence ATGAAGATCAAAAATACACATATCAAGGCTGTGGCAATGGTGCTGACATCTTCGCTGCTGCTCACAGGCTGTCAAAAATATTTAAATAACAGCGAGTTGCCGGCAGGTACCATTGCCGGTACCGACGCCTATGTTTCGGATAACTCGGTGGCGTCTATAGTAACAGGCTCCTTAAACGCTCTGAACAGCAGCGGCCCGTCAAACTTTGCACAGTTTACCGGCTTTTATACTGATGAGCTGGCCGTAATGCCAAACTCAACATCCAATACCCCTGTTCAGCAAGCTTATGCCAACAGCATTTTAGCAGCGAATATTAATTATTGGTCGCCCACCTACTCAAAAATATACGCTTTGAATTTGGCTATAGAGGGTATAAACACTACACCTTCCAAACTCTATTTTAAAAACCAATGGCTGGGCGAATGCTATTTTTTACGTGCCTTTGATTATTATTATTTGACCAGCCTTTACGGCGATGCAGCCCTGGCTTTAACCTCCGATTTTAATGTAACCTCCAAACTATCGCGGGCACCGCAAAGCCAGGTTTACGGACAGATTATTTCAGATTTGCTTAAAGCCAAGTCATTATTGCCAACCGACTTTATGAACGGCTACGGCACTGCCACATCAGACCGGGCGCGGCCTAACCGTTATGCAGCAGAAGCCATGCTGGCCAAAATGTACCTGACCACCCGCGACTGGACGAACGCTGCGGCAATGGCCGATTCCGTGATCAGCAATACCACGTTGTTTAAAATGGTAGCTCCAGCAAGCGTATTTTTAACCAACAGTGCAGAAACTATATGGGCTATGGCCACCACCAACGACGTTCCGACCAACGAATATACCATATACAACAATGCCATGCCGGCGATAACGGCTACCGATCCCGTTAAGCTGAACGTATTCGGGCAGCTAACCAATTCATTGCGGCTGAGTTTTGAGGCTAATGATGCGCGCTATACCAATTGGGTAAGATCAACAACCTATACCGGCATCACACCTAACGCTACCTACTACTTCCCGAATAAGTACAAATCGAATGTGATAGGTAACGAACGCTCCGTGATATTAAGGCTGGCCGAGATGTACCTGATCCGTGCAGAGGCACGCGCTCAGCTGAAAAACATAACCGGAGCCCAGGCGGATATCAATGTAGTAAGAACCCGGGCCGGGCTGCCTAACACTACCGCAGGTATGCAAACGGATTTACTTACTGCCGTTGCGCAAGAGCGCCGCGTGGAGTTATTTACCGAAATGGGCAACCGCTTTTTTGACCTGCGCCGCACCGGCACGCTTGATGCCACTATGCTGGCGCTGAAGGGTAGCGGCGTGTGGGCAAGCTACAAGCAATTCTGGCCAATCCCTTTAACCGAAATGAGCTATAACCCTAACATGGTACAAACTCCGGGTTACTGA
- a CDS encoding SusC/RagA family TonB-linked outer membrane protein: MKLIILILTAAIIQVSAASYAQRVTLNLEKAPLAQVFKEIRKQTGIDFFYTDDLLSQSKPVSVHIKDAELKDALARCLNKQALSFTIENNIIVIHSRQPQDLPAEKAPPRIVTGKVVDEQNMFLPGVTIKVKGNPRYTVITNEKGEFVITVPDDNAILQVSYIGFTSIELPVSAMKKSAVISMKPDINNLDQVQVIAYGTTTKRLNTGDVTTITGAEIEKNPVSNVLEAMQGKVPGLFIQQATGQPGGAFSLRLRDAANFSSANGAPAPLVVVDGVTYPGAKLPMENNTLYGTGNFIQGGNGLNFLNPNDIESISVLKDADATSLYGASGAYGVVLITTKKAKPGPATLTVNIYNGVSLLGQTVQPMNTDQYLMLRREALKNDGTPVGASDKDLNGTFPTNRNVDFKKELLGGLAQTGNLNLTYGGGTLNSSYLVGGSLRNNGNIQRHKGSNIDGSLRFSINTNSADNKFSYNIAGTYLSNVNTMVPYDFSRLMSLTPPNAPDPFLPDGSVNWDSNIVNFTGDFNRTYRAVTNNLLANTSLIYRPVKGLSLRANVGYNNISGEELMGYPTTTMPPSTANAAASTHSIFHHYQVRNITIEPYAEYASTFFNKGDFSFKLGGKIDNNLNTVDEISGTGFASDALLSNPSAGTNITTTYGRTPYRDLGAYAIMKLVWNQKYIVNLNGRRDGSTRFGPNKKFGNFGSVAAAWIFSEEDLIKNNLRFLSYGKIRASTGILGGDAINDFAYLSKYTASSGTYAGKTILNPSGLANPELSWEHNKNKEIGIELGFLKDRIYVEGNYYRNIASNQLINIPLSAVTGVGSYPVNTDAVIRTSGWEMSLSTNNIRTKSLSWTTRFNMSIPTSKLLKLPTYYSLGPNYIIDKPVTGTLLYNFAGVNPQTGNPSYTNAKGITADDPSLGSADKTEFRDLSPKYYGGFQNTVTYKQLSLDFSFTFTSRLSLNAVAQNGFPVGYNGVNGGTVWLNRWQNPGDITTVPKVSATITNLLNFSQVYTNSTAAYSNATYARLQNASLRYNFAGNMLSKMHVKALSVYAQGQNLLTISNLGGLDPENLSITVIPPMRVITAGLNVSF; the protein is encoded by the coding sequence ATGAAATTGATAATACTGATACTCACCGCGGCCATTATTCAGGTAAGTGCTGCAAGTTATGCCCAGCGCGTTACCCTTAACCTGGAAAAAGCACCGCTTGCACAGGTTTTTAAAGAGATCAGAAAGCAAACCGGCATCGACTTTTTTTATACTGACGACCTGCTATCGCAGTCGAAGCCTGTTAGCGTCCATATTAAAGATGCCGAACTTAAAGACGCGCTTGCCAGGTGCCTTAACAAGCAAGCCTTAAGCTTTACTATCGAAAACAATATTATTGTTATTCATTCCAGGCAGCCGCAGGATTTACCGGCAGAAAAAGCTCCGCCGCGGATAGTTACAGGTAAAGTTGTTGATGAACAGAACATGTTTTTACCGGGTGTAACCATTAAAGTAAAAGGCAATCCGCGTTATACAGTAATCACTAACGAAAAGGGAGAGTTTGTTATTACAGTGCCGGATGATAATGCAATATTACAGGTATCTTATATCGGTTTCACCAGCATTGAACTTCCTGTGAGTGCAATGAAAAAGTCGGCGGTTATTTCGATGAAACCCGACATCAACAACCTGGACCAGGTACAGGTAATTGCCTACGGAACCACCACCAAACGTCTTAATACCGGCGATGTAACTACCATAACAGGCGCTGAGATTGAAAAGAACCCGGTGAGTAACGTGCTGGAGGCTATGCAGGGCAAAGTACCCGGCTTGTTTATACAGCAAGCTACCGGCCAGCCCGGAGGCGCATTCTCTTTAAGGCTGCGCGATGCCGCTAACTTTAGCAGCGCCAATGGAGCTCCTGCTCCGCTGGTAGTAGTTGATGGTGTAACTTATCCAGGCGCAAAACTACCGATGGAAAACAACACGCTATATGGCACGGGCAATTTTATACAGGGTGGCAACGGTCTTAACTTTTTAAACCCTAATGATATAGAAAGCATCAGTGTACTGAAAGATGCGGACGCCACTTCGTTATACGGCGCCTCAGGTGCCTATGGCGTGGTGCTGATCACCACAAAAAAAGCCAAGCCCGGCCCTGCTACCTTAACGGTTAATATCTACAATGGGGTATCCTTGCTGGGTCAGACAGTGCAGCCGATGAACACAGATCAATACCTGATGCTGAGAAGGGAGGCGTTAAAGAATGACGGAACTCCGGTTGGCGCAAGCGACAAAGATTTAAACGGCACCTTCCCTACCAACCGTAACGTTGATTTTAAAAAGGAACTGCTGGGCGGCCTGGCACAAACCGGCAACCTTAACCTCACCTATGGTGGCGGTACGTTAAATAGCAGCTACCTGGTTGGCGGCAGTTTACGCAACAACGGGAATATTCAACGGCACAAGGGCTCAAATATTGACGGATCGTTAAGGTTTTCGATTAATACTAACAGTGCCGATAATAAGTTCAGCTATAACATTGCAGGTACCTACCTTTCTAACGTGAATACGATGGTTCCTTATGATTTCAGCAGGCTGATGTCGTTGACGCCGCCTAATGCGCCCGACCCGTTTTTACCTGACGGCAGCGTAAATTGGGATAGCAATATTGTAAACTTTACGGGCGATTTTAACCGCACCTACAGGGCGGTAACCAATAACCTCTTGGCCAATACCAGCCTGATATACCGGCCTGTTAAGGGCTTATCACTGCGCGCCAACGTGGGCTATAACAACATCAGCGGCGAGGAACTGATGGGTTATCCTACTACAACCATGCCGCCATCAACAGCCAACGCGGCCGCCTCAACACACAGCATTTTCCACCACTACCAGGTTCGTAATATCACCATAGAACCTTATGCCGAATATGCCAGCACTTTTTTTAACAAAGGCGATTTTAGTTTTAAACTGGGTGGCAAAATTGATAATAACCTGAATACCGTAGATGAAATATCAGGTACGGGCTTTGCTTCCGATGCTTTGCTCAGTAATCCTTCCGCGGGCACTAACATCACCACAACCTATGGCAGGACCCCTTATCGCGATCTGGGCGCATACGCCATCATGAAGCTGGTTTGGAATCAAAAGTACATCGTCAACTTAAACGGAAGGCGCGATGGGTCCACCCGCTTTGGCCCCAACAAGAAATTCGGGAATTTCGGTTCGGTAGCCGCCGCCTGGATATTTAGCGAGGAAGATCTTATTAAAAACAACCTCCGCTTTTTAAGTTATGGTAAGATACGCGCCAGCACAGGTATATTAGGTGGCGATGCCATAAACGATTTTGCCTATCTAAGCAAATATACGGCGTCCTCGGGTACTTACGCGGGTAAAACCATTTTAAACCCATCCGGGCTGGCCAATCCCGAATTGAGCTGGGAACATAACAAAAATAAGGAAATAGGCATTGAACTGGGCTTTCTGAAAGACAGAATTTATGTTGAGGGCAATTACTACCGTAATATTGCAAGCAATCAGCTCATCAACATTCCCCTGTCCGCCGTTACCGGGGTGGGCAGCTATCCCGTAAATACTGATGCGGTTATCCGCACCAGCGGCTGGGAGATGAGCTTAAGCACCAACAATATCAGGACCAAAAGCTTAAGCTGGACAACACGCTTCAATATGTCTATCCCAACAAGCAAACTGCTTAAACTGCCTACTTATTATTCGTTAGGGCCTAATTACATTATTGATAAACCCGTTACGGGCACTTTGCTATATAATTTTGCCGGCGTAAACCCGCAAACCGGTAATCCCTCCTATACCAATGCAAAAGGAATTACCGCAGATGATCCGAGCTTGGGTAGTGCAGATAAAACAGAATTCAGGGATCTTTCGCCCAAGTACTATGGTGGTTTTCAAAATACCGTCACTTACAAACAACTTTCGCTGGATTTCTCCTTTACTTTCACCAGTCGTTTGTCACTCAACGCGGTAGCCCAAAATGGCTTCCCGGTAGGTTACAACGGCGTTAACGGCGGTACGGTTTGGCTTAACCGCTGGCAAAACCCGGGCGATATAACCACTGTACCTAAAGTTAGCGCAACCATAACCAATCTGCTGAATTTTTCGCAGGTCTACACTAACAGCACGGCTGCTTACAGCAATGCTACTTACGCCAGGCTGCAAAATGCCAGCCTCAGGTATAACTTTGCAGGCAATATGCTTTCTAAAATGCATGTAAAGGCGTTGTCAGTTTATGCACAGGGCCAGAACCTGTTAACCATCTCCAACCTGGGCGGCCTTGATCCTGAAAATCTAAGTATCACCGTTATTCCACCTATGCGCGTAATTACCGCGGGGTTAAACGTCTCTTTTTAA
- a CDS encoding FecR family protein: protein MDNSFKELLHKYNSGTCTPQEQAIIEAWYQQMEAADLAPVTEEQLNNIAGLKLVIPGNAKVRRLSAWLSAAAAVILMAGAASYFLYKAAPHVQQTVKLHNDALPGSNKAVLTLANGHKIFLGGVQNGPIAHQGEAVVEKKADGELSYKTDEPAPARVNMPTVFNSVSTPRGGQHHLILSDGTGVWLNASSSIKYPTVFNGPERRIEITGEAYFEVAHNADKPFKVTCGEQTVEVLGTHFNINAYADEPLINTTLLQGLVRVSAGTNMALLKPGEQSLVSSANNIKVTQADVEAAVDWKEGDFVFKSQTLPAIMRKLARWYDVDINYGSYSNSKLTFSGVVSRSRNLSAVLKMLESSATVKFTVHDKVLTIVNK, encoded by the coding sequence ATGGATAATTCGTTTAAAGAGTTACTGCATAAATACAATTCGGGTACCTGTACGCCTCAGGAACAGGCCATAATTGAAGCCTGGTACCAGCAAATGGAAGCTGCCGACCTTGCGCCGGTTACCGAAGAACAGCTGAACAACATAGCCGGGCTTAAACTGGTAATACCGGGCAACGCAAAAGTGCGGCGCTTAAGCGCATGGTTATCTGCTGCGGCAGCTGTTATCCTGATGGCAGGCGCGGCTTCATATTTTTTATATAAGGCTGCTCCTCATGTGCAACAAACGGTAAAGCTGCATAACGATGCGCTTCCGGGTTCAAACAAAGCGGTACTTACGCTGGCTAACGGCCATAAGATATTTTTAGGGGGCGTGCAAAACGGACCGATAGCCCACCAGGGTGAAGCGGTGGTAGAAAAAAAGGCCGACGGCGAACTGAGCTATAAAACAGACGAACCTGCTCCGGCACGGGTCAATATGCCTACTGTTTTTAACAGCGTAAGTACGCCGCGCGGAGGTCAGCATCACCTGATACTCTCTGATGGTACCGGCGTATGGCTCAATGCTTCCTCATCCATCAAGTATCCAACTGTTTTTAACGGCCCTGAACGCAGGATTGAAATTACCGGGGAGGCGTACTTTGAAGTTGCCCACAACGCGGATAAACCTTTTAAGGTAACGTGCGGGGAACAAACGGTTGAGGTACTGGGTACGCATTTCAACATTAATGCCTATGCGGACGAACCATTAATCAATACCACACTGCTGCAAGGCTTGGTGCGCGTTAGCGCCGGTACAAATATGGCTTTACTTAAACCCGGTGAGCAGTCGCTGGTAAGTTCAGCAAACAACATCAAGGTTACACAGGCCGATGTAGAGGCTGCTGTGGATTGGAAGGAAGGAGATTTTGTATTTAAAAGCCAAACCCTGCCGGCCATCATGCGCAAACTTGCCCGCTGGTACGATGTGGATATCAATTACGGCAGCTACAGCAACAGCAAGCTTACTTTTAGCGGCGTAGTGTCCCGTTCGCGCAATTTATCTGCGGTGTTAAAAATGCTCGAATCAAGCGCTACAGTAAAGTTTACGGTGCATGATAAAGTTTTAACCATCGTTAACAAATAA
- a CDS encoding RNA polymerase sigma-70 factor translates to MNSPTDNLDEDLISMLKNGSRDAFTELYNRYKGILILHAYKKLGNFEEAKEIVQEVFSMMWLNHASLPEVKNTGAYLYTLVRNKVLNFIEHRGVEARYAASFKDFISDQHYVTDLQMREKEMQAMIDREIEALPPKMREVFLLSRKEHLSHKQIAEKLEISEFTVKNHIKAALKILRMKLGLLVLIMTHYL, encoded by the coding sequence ATGAATTCCCCGACTGATAATTTAGACGAAGATTTAATATCAATGCTGAAAAACGGCAGCCGGGATGCTTTTACCGAACTTTATAACAGATACAAAGGAATTTTAATACTCCACGCTTACAAAAAGCTGGGCAATTTTGAAGAAGCGAAAGAAATTGTGCAGGAAGTGTTCTCGATGATGTGGCTTAACCATGCCAGTCTTCCTGAGGTTAAAAATACCGGCGCGTATTTATACACTCTTGTTCGTAACAAAGTACTTAATTTTATAGAGCACCGCGGTGTAGAAGCGCGTTATGCCGCCTCTTTCAAAGATTTTATCAGCGATCAGCATTATGTAACCGATCTGCAAATGCGCGAGAAGGAAATGCAGGCGATGATAGACCGCGAAATTGAAGCCCTCCCCCCCAAAATGCGTGAAGTTTTTCTGCTAAGCCGCAAGGAGCACCTCAGCCATAAACAAATTGCTGAAAAGCTTGAAATATCAGAGTTTACGGTAAAAAATCATATTAAAGCTGCCTTAAAAATACTCCGCATGAAGTTAGGTTTACTGGTGCTCATTATGACACATTACCTGTAG
- a CDS encoding phytoene desaturase family protein — MSINLPPCKSVNRFSAAVIGSGFVGFSAAAYLAKSGCNVSVYEKNEHIGGRARSLQAGGYTFDTGPSWYWMPEVFENFFNDFGYKADIG, encoded by the coding sequence ATGTCAATTAATTTGCCTCCGTGTAAATCAGTTAACAGGTTTTCCGCTGCCGTTATTGGATCCGGATTTGTCGGCTTTAGTGCCGCGGCATACCTTGCGAAGTCAGGATGCAATGTAAGTGTTTATGAAAAAAATGAGCATATCGGGGGGCGCGCGAGGAGCCTGCAAGCCGGTGGGTACACTTTTGATACGGGACCGAGCTGGTACTGGATGCCGGAGGTCTTTGAAAACTTCTTCAACGATTTCGGTTATAAAGCAGATATTGGGTAA
- a CDS encoding DUF892 family protein, protein MSELSDKSSSPKKIKLGSEKLKIFFVNHLNRIYYAKAHLVNWLPQLKNEVYFNDLQLAITETVNDVEKQLARMEVIYELLDAQISKGSINGLTGLVDDAYNAIKEQTGQAELRDMSIIFYLQNIESVEMASFQVLQMAAVKLKNKQIKQLLKENYDEAKADRTLLLLIAAKYITK, encoded by the coding sequence ATGTCAGAACTATCCGATAAATCATCTTCTCCGAAAAAAATAAAGTTAGGTTCTGAAAAATTAAAGATTTTTTTTGTTAACCACCTCAACCGTATCTATTATGCAAAGGCGCACTTGGTCAACTGGCTGCCGCAATTAAAGAACGAAGTTTATTTTAATGACTTGCAGTTAGCCATTACGGAAACCGTCAACGATGTTGAAAAGCAATTAGCAAGAATGGAGGTAATCTATGAATTGCTTGATGCACAAATATCGAAAGGGAGTATAAACGGTTTGACGGGACTAGTGGACGATGCTTATAATGCTATAAAGGAACAAACTGGCCAAGCAGAACTTCGTGATATGTCAATTATATTCTATCTTCAAAATATTGAAAGCGTAGAAATGGCTTCTTTCCAAGTGCTGCAAATGGCGGCTGTTAAACTTAAAAACAAACAGATTAAACAGCTTCTAAAAGAAAATTACGATGAAGCCAAGGCAGACCGAACTCTGCTACTTTTAATCGCTGCAAAATATATTACGAAGTGA
- a CDS encoding response regulator — protein sequence MAKRILLIDDDEDILEILNVVFQENGYEAVLSNTSEAAEHIRIIQPDMVLLDVRIVGYAKSGPEICKEIKSKLETRQLPVMLVSGETDLAVLAKECGANSFIAKPFDIFDLLSHVKEYLS from the coding sequence ATGGCGAAAAGAATACTCTTAATTGACGACGATGAAGACATTTTGGAGATATTGAATGTTGTCTTCCAGGAGAACGGTTATGAAGCCGTATTATCCAACACCAGTGAAGCGGCTGAACATATAAGGATTATACAACCTGATATGGTTTTACTTGATGTTCGTATTGTCGGCTATGCTAAAAGCGGACCGGAAATATGTAAGGAGATCAAATCAAAATTAGAAACCAGGCAACTTCCTGTAATGCTCGTCTCGGGTGAAACTGATTTGGCCGTACTCGCTAAGGAATGCGGCGCTAATTCGTTTATTGCTAAGCCATTTGATATTTTCGACTTGTTATCTCACGTAAAAGAGTACTTATCTTAG
- a CDS encoding TlpA family protein disulfide reductase, producing the protein MTNKLIWFCAICLLISNQTIAQISTLNKAVEIINRYRNVSYSQVERQKNPFSGDWISFNVKSSVSRISENDKSELYVMLESRGYKYIYNGSTRIDLDLNNKTYELKQGTGDEPYKTPYYWAQFIQTKLATSPEKIKSKPDTIINNVACFHIKVVMTDSASSKEIYDLCLNKTTYLPVYIKQYLQGNFGKGDMTSNDIALMVNESSYTDYSVNAQNFIDVKNLTIPTNFHTEKKVAMITTGNSAPDWELHDLQGNIVTNAQLKGKVTLIDFSFNACAACMLSIPTLKKLHEKYKGSDVNIMTVNTSDTKQSVIAFTKKNDINYTVLLNGSKVAKSFQISAYPSFYLIDKNGMIAATFEGYSKDLENELIKKMDDLK; encoded by the coding sequence ATGACAAACAAACTTATTTGGTTTTGTGCTATTTGCTTATTAATCAGTAACCAGACAATTGCTCAGATAAGTACTCTGAATAAAGCTGTTGAAATAATTAACCGATATCGTAATGTTAGTTATTCACAAGTCGAACGTCAAAAGAACCCTTTCAGCGGTGACTGGATCTCATTTAATGTTAAATCATCAGTAAGCCGTATAAGCGAAAATGACAAATCTGAACTCTATGTTATGTTGGAAAGCAGAGGATATAAATATATATACAATGGCTCTACAAGAATAGATTTGGATTTAAACAATAAAACCTATGAGCTTAAGCAAGGAACCGGGGATGAGCCTTATAAAACACCATACTATTGGGCGCAATTTATACAAACGAAATTAGCCACATCACCTGAAAAAATTAAAAGTAAGCCGGATACTATTATTAATAATGTAGCTTGTTTTCATATAAAAGTCGTAATGACTGATTCTGCTTCCAGTAAGGAAATATATGATTTATGTTTAAATAAGACTACCTATTTACCTGTTTATATAAAACAATATTTGCAGGGGAATTTTGGAAAAGGAGATATGACCAGTAATGATATAGCATTAATGGTTAACGAAAGCAGCTACACCGATTACAGTGTTAATGCTCAGAATTTTATTGATGTTAAGAACTTAACCATCCCGACAAACTTTCATACTGAGAAAAAGGTCGCAATGATTACAACGGGCAATAGTGCGCCCGATTGGGAACTGCATGATTTACAGGGAAATATTGTGACCAATGCTCAGCTAAAAGGAAAAGTTACCTTAATTGATTTTTCATTTAACGCTTGCGCTGCCTGTATGCTTTCAATACCTACCTTAAAAAAGCTGCATGAAAAGTATAAAGGAAGCGATGTTAACATTATGACTGTAAACACTTCAGACACCAAACAGTCTGTTATTGCTTTTACTAAAAAAAACGATATTAATTATACGGTACTACTAAACGGAAGTAAAGTGGCCAAAAGCTTTCAGATTTCAGCATACCCCAGTTTTTATCTCATAGACAAAAACGGTATGATAGCCGCGACATTTGAAGGCTATAGTAAGGACCTTGAAAATGAACTTATTAAAAAAATGGATGATCTTAAATAG